One Lysinibacillus sp. OF-1 DNA segment encodes these proteins:
- a CDS encoding bile acid:sodium symporter family protein, with protein MLEKLNRFLQKYIALLTPLSLIVGVFLESVGHHLLFLVSWLFAFMTFSGSLSMKFKDVKIFTKHPALILFSIIFLHLLMPLWAYFLSTVIFDDHLLTVGFVLAVALPTGVTSVIWINICRGNLPLGLSIILIDTLLAPFILPFILYIVSGEKIELDVASLIVNLLLMIVLPTILGILVNELSKGEIPKKYGKKLAPFSKLCLFAVIMINSSAISPYLKNINLQLFFVILLVFLLAVSGYAFAYLIGRTLLKDAPQMATFVFTGGMRNIAVGVIVATTYFPGKVAMPVVFGMLFQQVLASVFSKLVTKSSVV; from the coding sequence ATGTTAGAAAAATTAAATAGATTTCTCCAAAAATACATAGCGCTCCTGACACCATTAAGTTTAATTGTAGGTGTGTTCTTAGAAAGTGTTGGACATCATTTATTATTCCTTGTGTCATGGCTATTTGCATTCATGACATTCTCAGGAAGCTTATCCATGAAATTTAAAGATGTAAAGATTTTTACCAAGCATCCTGCACTCATTTTATTCTCCATCATTTTTCTTCATCTCTTGATGCCTTTATGGGCTTATTTTTTATCCACCGTTATTTTCGATGACCATTTGTTGACGGTTGGCTTTGTCTTAGCTGTCGCCCTCCCAACAGGTGTAACCAGTGTGATTTGGATTAATATTTGTAGAGGCAATTTACCGTTAGGCTTATCGATTATTTTAATTGATACGTTACTCGCTCCATTCATTCTTCCCTTCATACTCTATATCGTGTCGGGTGAAAAAATTGAATTGGATGTAGCGTCACTGATTGTGAATTTATTGCTGATGATTGTGTTACCTACGATTTTAGGCATATTGGTGAATGAGCTTTCCAAGGGCGAAATACCTAAAAAGTATGGCAAGAAGCTGGCTCCTTTTTCAAAGCTATGTTTATTTGCGGTCATCATGATTAACAGTAGTGCCATCTCACCCTATTTAAAAAATATAAACTTACAACTATTTTTCGTCATACTTTTAGTGTTCTTGCTTGCTGTGTCAGGCTATGCTTTTGCTTATCTAATTGGTCGGACGCTTTTAAAAGACGCTCCTCAAATGGCGACCTTTGTCTTTACGGGCGGTATGAGAAATATAGCTGTCGGGGTCATTGTTGCCACAACATACTTTCCAGGTAAAGTCGCTATGCCTGTTGTGTTCGGTATGCTCTTTCAACAGGTGCTAGCTTCTGTTTTTAGTAAGTTGGTGACAAAAAGCTCCGTTGTATAG
- a CDS encoding pyrimidine dimer DNA glycosylase/endonuclease V — MRLWHVDLIEYLPKGQLLSQWRELNSIFAKEDQHILINYVYEYPKEDLYVYSEKVMEEMKKRGYQIRTYEKMNRYFDGLGPVKDRKPFQQHHDKEYLEICFYNLGSSDFMVEKGL; from the coding sequence ATGAGGTTATGGCATGTAGATTTAATTGAGTATTTACCGAAAGGGCAGCTACTTTCACAGTGGAGAGAGCTAAATAGCATATTTGCTAAAGAAGACCAGCATATTTTGATTAATTATGTCTACGAATACCCTAAAGAGGACCTGTATGTGTATAGCGAAAAAGTCATGGAAGAAATGAAGAAGCGCGGTTATCAAATTAGAACATATGAAAAAATGAATCGTTACTTTGATGGCTTGGGACCAGTAAAGGATAGGAAACCGTTTCAACAGCATCATGATAAGGAATATCTTGAAATTTGTTTTTATAATTTAGGGTCTTCGGATTTTATGGTGGAAAAGGGTCTATAA
- a CDS encoding ISL3 family transposase: MLDLLFLPDLKTIEPPQENETDMMFKVEAIKPPERCPKCGFDKLYKHSSRKQLIMDLPIHLKRVGLQVNRRRYKCRECGSTFWERLISIDEKRSMTKRLLESIEEQSMSKTFVEVAENVGVDEKTVRNIFKNYVALKELEYQFETPKWLGIDEIHIIKKPRLVLTNVERRTIYDIKPNRNKDTVIQRLSEITDNTYIEYVTMDMWKPYKDAVNTVMPHAKVVVDKFHVVRMANQALDSVRKSLKANMTAKERRTLMRERYILLKRKHDLNERDSFLLDTWLSNLPELKEAYELKEEFYWIWDTDDLDQGRERYRYWRQRCLSSNSKNAYKDLVRAVENWQDEIFNYFDKRLTNAYTESINSIIRQVERMGRGYSFEALRAKILFNEKLHKKRKPRFNSSAFSKAMLYDSFNSYQITDRDKTGNYGVDFSTLIKKLEKGNL, encoded by the coding sequence ATGTTAGACCTATTATTCCTACCAGACCTTAAAACAATAGAACCACCACAAGAAAATGAAACCGACATGATGTTTAAAGTGGAAGCAATCAAACCACCTGAACGTTGTCCTAAATGCGGTTTTGACAAACTGTACAAGCATAGTTCACGAAAACAATTAATCATGGACTTGCCTATTCATTTAAAGCGAGTAGGCTTACAAGTAAACCGTAGACGTTATAAATGTCGTGAGTGTGGTTCCACATTTTGGGAACGCCTTATATCCATTGACGAAAAGCGTAGTATGACTAAAAGATTGTTGGAGTCCATTGAAGAACAGTCCATGTCTAAAACTTTTGTGGAAGTAGCAGAAAACGTTGGTGTAGACGAGAAAACCGTTAGGAACATCTTTAAAAACTATGTGGCATTAAAAGAACTTGAATACCAGTTTGAAACTCCTAAATGGCTCGGTATTGACGAAATACACATTATCAAGAAACCTCGTCTTGTATTGACCAATGTGGAACGTAGAACTATATATGACATAAAACCCAATCGTAACAAAGATACGGTCATTCAACGCCTTTCTGAGATTACAGACAATACTTATATCGAATACGTCACAATGGATATGTGGAAGCCCTACAAAGACGCAGTTAATACAGTTATGCCACACGCAAAAGTAGTTGTAGATAAGTTTCATGTAGTCCGTATGGCTAATCAAGCCTTAGACAGTGTTAGGAAGTCTCTTAAAGCCAATATGACAGCCAAAGAAAGGCGTACCCTTATGCGTGAGAGGTATATCCTTCTTAAACGAAAGCATGACCTGAATGAACGAGACTCATTCCTTTTGGATACTTGGTTAAGTAATTTACCTGAACTAAAAGAAGCCTATGAACTTAAAGAAGAGTTCTACTGGATATGGGATACAGATGACCTTGACCAAGGCAGAGAACGTTACAGGTATTGGAGACAACGTTGTTTATCCAGTAACTCTAAAAACGCCTATAAAGACCTCGTAAGAGCCGTAGAAAACTGGCAAGATGAAATCTTCAACTACTTCGATAAAAGGCTCACTAACGCTTATACAGAGTCTATAAATAGCATCATTAGGCAAGTAGAACGAATGGGTAGAGGTTACTCATTTGAAGCCTTACGAGCCAAAATACTTTTTAATGAGAAGCTCCATAAGAAACGGAAGCCTCGATTTAATTCAAGTGCTTTCAGCAAAGCTATGTTATACGATAGTTTCAATTCGTATCAAATAACAGACCGTGACAAAACAGGCAACTATGGTGTAGATTTTTCCACACTTATTAAGAAATTGGAGAAGGGTAACTTATAG